One segment of Arthrobacter sp. MMS18-M83 DNA contains the following:
- a CDS encoding rhodanese-like domain-containing protein: MGLINSLKKVFNKPYKTITVAEAKELMASGATLIDVRSTQEWRTGRAPQAKHVPLDRLQSSTAGIQKTRPVIAICHSGVRSGSAARLLTGQGYEAYSLRGGMAAWRHAGEPIRQ; the protein is encoded by the coding sequence ATGGGCCTGATCAATTCCCTGAAAAAAGTCTTCAACAAGCCCTACAAAACAATCACCGTGGCCGAAGCCAAGGAACTCATGGCATCCGGCGCCACCCTGATCGATGTCCGCTCCACCCAGGAATGGCGCACCGGCCGCGCACCCCAAGCCAAACACGTTCCCCTGGACCGACTGCAGTCCAGCACGGCGGGGATCCAGAAAACCAGGCCCGTGATCGCCATATGCCACTCCGGTGTCCGCTCCGGGTCCGCAGCCCGGCTCCTCACCGGGCAAGGCTACGAGGCCTACTCCCTCCGCGGCGGCATGGCAGCCTGGCGCCACGCCGGCGAACCCATCCGCCAATAA